AAACTCTCGTAAGATTTCATCATCTCCGCGTAAAGCTTTGGTTCTCGCACCTCAATCTGCTCATAGCTCAGTCCCTCCCAGTACCCAAAACCCTGCTCCCTCAGCAGCGGCGACTTGATGACAGCCGCATTGGTTCCCTTCAGCGCCAGCGTCGCGGTCTCGACGCACCGAATCAGGTCGCTGGTATACGCGGCGTCGAATTTGATATTCGAGAACCTGTCCCCGAGGCGCTCCGCCTGCCGGCGGCCTCGGTCGTTTATTGTCACGTCCTGGTGGCCCTGAAGCCTGCCTTCGGCGTTCCAGGAGGTCTCGCCATGGCGTGTCAGATACCATTTAGCCATTTTTCGTCGCCTTCGCTGGCATTTTATCTCCTAGAAAAAAGGCTGCGATAACTCCGTCGAAGCCAGCCCCGCCACCATCACCAGCACCGCCGCCTCCGACGATTCGTTAATCGCCCCGTAGGTGTCGCCCGTCAGCCCGCCTAGCATCGATGCCATAACCCTCCCCAGCAGCACCGACACCCCCGTCGCCAGTGACAGCAAAATCATGCCACCGACGCCACCCAGCAGCAATGCCGCCGCCAGTATGGATATCCCAGCAATTACTAAAGGTGTCGCCTTCGGCCCTTCCTGAAATGCCCTCCCCAACCCCTCCGATCTGGCATACGGAAACGCTGTCACCGACATCACCATAGCCCATTTGCCCATCGCAGGAAAGAGAAGGAGCGTCCAGCCCCTAGATGGCCCGTCAAGAGACATCAAAACTGACCATTTAACTAGCAACAGGACGACCACTCCCATCACTGCAAAGGCCCCAACATGCGGGTCGCGCATAATCTCCAATCGCCGCTCCCGAGTGTGTCCCCCCAGCAGGCCGTCGCAGGTGTCCATGAACCCTTCGGTATGCAGCCCGCGAGTCATGATCATCAACGCCGCCACCAGCAGCGCCGCGATAACTGCGTCCGGCAGCCGGCCTTCCATCCCCTTATCTATGCCCCACAAAGCTGCGCCGATAGCCAGACCAACGACTGGGAAATAGGCCATGGACATGGAGTAATTAGAACCCATCATGGCCCTAGGCACAGGAGCAATCGTCAAAAATCCCAGGGCCGTGAAAAACGCCCTCAATCCTGCCTCTGCTCTGACCGTTCAGATACACCCGCGCTGGAAAACGTCGACATCTCCGACAGGCACTTGGCTGCGCCCTCGATTATCGGCATCGCCAGCGCCGCGCCGGTCCCCTCTCCTAATCGCATCCTCATATCCAGCAGCGGCTTGAGTCTTAGATGCGCTAGTTGTCTCCTGTGCCCCGGCTCCACAGACCGATGGGACGCGATGAGGTATTCCCGTGCCCTTGGCGCTATCCCGCAGGCAATCAGCGCCGACGCCCCGCTGATGAAACCGTCCAGCACCACCGGCCTCCCACACTTCGCCCCGCCCAGGATTACCCCCGCCAGCATCCCTATCTCAAATCCTCCCACCTTCGACAGTACATCTATGGCGTCTTCCGGGTCCGGCCCGTTCACTCGCAGCGCCCGGCTCAGCACCTCCGCCTTCCGCCGCCATACCTCCTCCGATATACCTGTCCCTCGCCCCGTCACCGCCTCCGACAGCGCGCCTGTTATCGCTGATGTCACCGCGCTGGCTGACGTGGTATTCCCAATCCCCATATCTCCCGTCGCCAGCAATGACGCCCCATCTCCCACCAATTCCTCCGCCAGACACATACCCTCCTCTAGGCACCTCAATGCTTGCGCCCTGGTCATCGCTGGTCCTTTGGCCATGTTCTTAGTGCCTGGCCCAATTCTCAGCGACCGTAGGTTTTCGCTCGGCGGCAGCTTGGCCTTCACACCGGCGTCCACCACAACCACCTCTGCCTCCACGTGTCGCGCTAGCACATTTATGGCGGCCCCGCCCTTTAGAAAGTTCAGCACCATCTGCCCAGTGACTTCCGATGGGTATGCGCTGACACCCTCTTCGGTAACGCCGTGGTCGGCAGCCGCCACCACAATCACCTTCCGACCAACCTTAGGTGTCGCTTCTCTATAAATTCCTGCCAGCTTTACCGATAGCTCCTCCAGCCGTCCCAGGCTGCCCGCTGGCTTGGTGAGGATTGCCTGTCTCCGTTGCGCCGACGACATAGCCCGCCGGTCCAGCGGCACAATCTCTTCATTTATGTCATCTATCCACATTCAGAAGCCCGCCCTAGAACTCGACGCCTGGCTGGGCCTTGATGCCCTGGTCCTTGTACGGATGCTTGACCACCTTCATCTCCGTCACCAGGTCCGCGAACTCGATGAGCTTCTCCGGCGCGTCTCGCCCAGTGATGATGACATGCATCATATGCGGCTTCTGTCGAAGGGTTTCGATTACCTCCTCCACAGGCACCCAGCCGTAGTGCAGCGGGTAAGTGAACTCGTCCATGATTAGCACATCGTGGCCGCCCTTCAGGATCAAGTCCTTGCACCGCTCCCACTGCTTAATCGCCAGGGCCTTGGTCTGCTCCATATCCTTGGAGCGCCATGTAAACCCGTCGCCCATCGCCTCCAGGTCGATGCCCAGCTTCTTGGCGGCGCGGTGCTCACCGAAATGCGCGCCGGTGTGCTTTAAGAACTGCCTCATGCACACCTTCATATCGCGACCCCATGCCCTGAAAAGCACCCCGAGGGCCGCGGTAGTCTTCCCCTTGCCGTCGCCGGTGTTGACGATGACCAACCCCTTCTTCACCCCCGGCCCCTTTACTGATTGCGGCTCCTCCGCCTTGCACACGCCCTTGTTTGGTTCCATCTTGTTGCCTCCCTCAGCTTCTCGACTGCGACAGCGCCAGCCGCACGCCCTCCACCACCTTCTCCGCCCTGCTCACCAGTCCTCGACGGCGCAGATCTGCGTACAGCGACGCCGCCTTCCCGCCGGTGAAGTCCCTGCTTTCGAAGCACAATTCCTCCACCAGCACCAGCCGTCCCGCCGCCCCCGCCGCCTCCAAATTCAAGAAGTTGTTCTCGCCGATGCATATGTCCGCTACTACCACACACTGAGCTTGCCGAATCAACTCCAGGTGTTCCTGGTGCAGAGCCGGGCTTATAGACGCGAACGAAGGCTGCTTCACGCATGGTATCGACAGCATCTGCGCGGCGTGGAAATCGGTGTCGCCCTCGCCCAGCACTCCCGCCGTCACATCGAAGCCCGCGTCTTTGAGCAGGTACATCACACGGCTTCCCTTGCCTCCACCCGCAATCACATGGACCCTCTGAGGCGTACCCGTCTTCCCGCCCTTATCTGACGCCTGAGAAAGCACTCGAACCGCCAGCGTGTCCGTCACGGGGTCTGTATATACCAGCGCCTTCACCGCAAAAGCCCTCTCGATGTTCTCCGGTGTCAGCACATCCCACGGCGTCCCCTCCGCCAGCACCCTGCCCTTGCTCATAAGTATCAGCCGATGGCAGTATCGCGCCGCCAGCGTCAGGTCGTGCATGGCCGCCACCGCCGCCAG
This region of SAR202 cluster bacterium genomic DNA includes:
- a CDS encoding histidine phosphatase family protein is translated as MAKWYLTRHGETSWNAEGRLQGHQDVTINDRGRRQAERLGDRFSNIKFDAAYTSDLIRCVETATLALKGTNAAVIKSPLLREQGFGYWEGLSYEQIEVREPKLYAEMMKSYESFTPPGGESFGYVGKRVRVFAEEAKARRIRGNILVVGHGGSLRALIMVLLDMPLMNGWRMKLDSCGLTVLEVGDKSVTLEMMNNTSHLKEST
- the cobS gene encoding adenosylcobinamide-GDP ribazoletransferase, which translates into the protein MRAFFTALGFLTIAPVPRAMMGSNYSMSMAYFPVVGLAIGAALWGIDKGMEGRLPDAVIAALLVAALMIMTRGLHTEGFMDTCDGLLGGHTRERRLEIMRDPHVGAFAVMGVVVLLLVKWSVLMSLDGPSRGWTLLLFPAMGKWAMVMSVTAFPYARSEGLGRAFQEGPKATPLVIAGISILAAALLLGGVGGMILLSLATGVSVLLGRVMASMLGGLTGDTYGAINESSEAAVLVMVAGLASTELSQPFF
- the cobT gene encoding nicotinate-nucleotide--dimethylbenzimidazole phosphoribosyltransferase; protein product: MWIDDINEEIVPLDRRAMSSAQRRQAILTKPAGSLGRLEELSVKLAGIYREATPKVGRKVIVVAAADHGVTEEGVSAYPSEVTGQMVLNFLKGGAAINVLARHVEAEVVVVDAGVKAKLPPSENLRSLRIGPGTKNMAKGPAMTRAQALRCLEEGMCLAEELVGDGASLLATGDMGIGNTTSASAVTSAITGALSEAVTGRGTGISEEVWRRKAEVLSRALRVNGPDPEDAIDVLSKVGGFEIGMLAGVILGGAKCGRPVVLDGFISGASALIACGIAPRAREYLIASHRSVEPGHRRQLAHLRLKPLLDMRMRLGEGTGAALAMPIIEGAAKCLSEMSTFSSAGVSERSEQRQD
- the cobO gene encoding cob(I)yrinic acid a,c-diamide adenosyltransferase, translated to MEPNKGVCKAEEPQSVKGPGVKKGLVIVNTGDGKGKTTAALGVLFRAWGRDMKVCMRQFLKHTGAHFGEHRAAKKLGIDLEAMGDGFTWRSKDMEQTKALAIKQWERCKDLILKGGHDVLIMDEFTYPLHYGWVPVEEVIETLRQKPHMMHVIITGRDAPEKLIEFADLVTEMKVVKHPYKDQGIKAQPGVEF
- a CDS encoding ATP-binding cassette domain-containing protein, translated to MKNPASDSGKPLDAVGVTVEVEAARLLDSVSMGVGRGELVGLIGPNGAGKTTLIKAMSGLMRRQGGAVALEGRDMDGMSPKEIAQALAMVPQAAPYTFGFTALEVVVMGRYPHMSRFQVEGEADRRIAMEAMAKTEVEGFADRQVTTLSGGERQRVMVARALAQGPRVLLLDEPTANLDIQYQIQVMELVRGLTDRGLAAVAAMHDLTLAARYCHRLILMSKGRVLAEGTPWDVLTPENIERAFAVKALVYTDPVTDTLAVRVLSQASDKGGKTGTPQRVHVIAGGGKGSRVMYLLKDAGFDVTAGVLGEGDTDFHAAQMLSIPCVKQPSFASISPALHQEHLELIRQAQCVVVADICIGENNFLNLEAAGAAGRLVLVEELCFESRDFTGGKAASLYADLRRRGLVSRAEKVVEGVRLALSQSRS